In the Desulfobacteraceae bacterium genome, TGGCGGCGCTTGTTGCCGCCTGCGCCTCGCAACAACCTGTCTCGGACAAAAAAAAGGCGGAGGCCTCCCGAAACCTGGGCGAGGCCCTGATGCAGCAGGGGGATTATCCTGCCGCCCTGAGTGAGTTTCTCGCCGCCGAGAAGCTCAACCCCGATGACCCGATCCTGCAAAACGACCTGGGGCTTTTTTACCGCATCAAGGATCGGCTGGATCTGGCGATCCATCATTTCAAGCGGGCCATCGAGCTGAAGCCCGGTTACGCCGTGGCCAAGAACAACCTGGGTGAAGTCTATCTCCAAAAGAAAGAGTGGGATACCGCGATCCCCATATTCAAGGAGTTGAGCGAAAATCTGCTCTACGCCACCCCCCACTACCCACTCAACAACCTCGGCTTTGCCTATTACAACAAGGGCGACTTCACTACGGCAGAAACCTACTACCTGAAGGCGCTCAAGATCCGGTCCGATTTCCTGCCGGCCCTCTTGGGCCTCGGCAAAACCTACATCGCCTTGGGCAATGGCCCGGAGGCTGTCCCCAAACTGGAAAAAGCGGCCAGTATGGCGCCCCTGGCGGCGGAGATCCATTTTTTCCTGGGCCAGGCCTATCAACTCAACCAGGAATACACCAAGGCCCTGAGCGCTTACGACCAGGCGGCCGCGGTTGAGCC is a window encoding:
- a CDS encoding tetratricopeptide repeat protein; its protein translation is MRKLSYFVMIGLLAALVAACASQQPVSDKKKAEASRNLGEALMQQGDYPAALSEFLAAEKLNPDDPILQNDLGLFYRIKDRLDLAIHHFKRAIELKPGYAVAKNNLGEVYLQKKEWDTAIPIFKELSENLLYATPHYPLNNLGFAYYNKGDFTTAETYYLKALKIRSDFLPALLGLGKTYIALGNGPEAVPKLEKAASMAPLAAEIHFFLGQAYQLNQEYTKALSAYDQAAAVEPDSVFAAKARQEAGILRQRYGS